In Acropora muricata isolate sample 2 chromosome 11, ASM3666990v1, whole genome shotgun sequence, one DNA window encodes the following:
- the LOC136888908 gene encoding uncharacterized protein isoform X1, translating into MEPSENQYSLNEYGVAGGKKKEHCQPPPEDIKPPQLSFMLKKPGDFPKSTLTWSDDHLPIDILLLTSVESCDFLSCFSFLDQPFKCYKKEIGVVYFGRVGDVSDQEKLKVALMNCSEGAAAPGGSLTVVLNAARVLQPKAVFSVGTCISLSLEKARMGDVVISSKLTTAEGFKTPGSPLLGNLVRDAPYGWEAPLKNPDEWQIKVHCNGDILSKSLTEKCQNVNICEQYPGAVAIETEGEGVYAAAYDANIEWVVVKGVASYFHQSQSASSEWISFASSMAASVVAKMLSDPTVFREWPHYNQEIPTAPHQAVVANNLGYQGPSATPETVQQHILDAAVKSSSENGSQDVRHGASGDQVYLRKYGESYVKLLIGSKNLEEKKKKVIEEFLTKAVQSYLEFNDHSGDNDEQAMKSFTNHLISVYWVHLGTVGLGSIFISLECPTLDSLEHLWSDYLTGHLHMLTERYLVPNEVKEKLKVEGNILKTTIEEQNYLNCKKALVELRSTYSGVSGNSSVIQWLRGEYNRRAEFSPLLWSKGAKLQLEELYARLYDFTPAYAKSPEIGVADIFSSSRKGEDSRLLLCGHAGIGKTFFCLQLAREWANGAMPSKFPIFELVLLLKCKDIEGHIMDAISEQLLPRNLEDKTRENFLKFIGDASNQERILIILDGWNELPEESKHHVDNVLTRRVLKCCYVMVTTRERPEPWKPFKFDSCLKMKAFSEDDSFDYIRKHFKNTGTEESSKGERLIEEIKRNRLLQAFLSDRPNLFLLCLLYEDHEGQLPSSYSDLYLALVRCVLRRYCDKQKLKANEEDMSLTKQFEGGILALGELAWKCLLNSRRSFREDEFKLERSDEKSIALGLGFVYKEESLQRSEPHDMFTFVHKTFQEYLAASYIAHNLRESAFYVPGQVQLSSMTRRYRKVFLCVCGILREEASILFKQIGVTLQKDWDWSKCSNDAAIFFTESWKESGNAESMANTLCSFLPIPRVLHVSQRCYEALINVLEACAGFSKVQTPAEVHVSVPPGLQDVKNIQRVLAGVPNVKTLILPAVRYSIDRAEVGEVLRASKTLRKVTFTLSAGRGEGWASALDIGLGADSSLSSVGLRVYGILNQSALEAIENLLFNKCLSSLSITMYGDVQESLAKALAGGLAGNSAVNFLDLCVNGKLSSYGAYSLEEGILKNGSLRNVKVSVNGELPVNWQAVGENLHAKLAEKGVVSRIYPNTFSKVKDSQVTCLNRMLSKSHLVQQNLTLNVWGELSDDASKAVCEVLLHYPVSQVTLNIHGQLTDEIIRCTARCVKEQEKPSSITINSWVQMTEKENNLINELGLDKNPSVSLNVCGASAPSKESSDSEIISSNNPGSLIAFFKNAAEVSSKSLSLTVIVI; encoded by the exons TGGCTGGTGGAAAGAAGAAGGAACATTGTCAACCTCCTCCAGAAGACATCAAGCCACCACAGCTCAGTTTCATGCTTAAAAAACCTGGTGATTTTCCAAAATCCACACTAACATGGAGTGATGATCAtctgccaattgatattttgctgTTGACTAGTGTGGAGAGCTGtgatttcttgagctgtttctCATTCCTGGATCAACCTTTCAAATGTTACAAAAAGGAGATTGGTGTTGTGTACTTTGGACGCGTGGGAGATGTCAGTGACCAAGAAAAGTTAAAGGTTGCATTGATGAATTGCTCTGAAGGAGCTGCAGCCCCAGGGGGCTCTTTGACAGTGGTTCTGAATGCAGCAAGAGTCTTGCAACCTAAGGCTGTATTTTCAGTGGGAACGTGCATCAGTTTAAGCTTAGAGAAGGCTAGAATGGGAGATGTAGTGATATCTTCGAAGCTAACAACGGCAGAGGGATTCAAAACTCCTGGTAGCCCACTTCTTGGCAATCTTGTTCGAGATGCACCCTATGGGTGGGAGGCTCCATTGAAAAATCCAGATGAATGGCAGATTAAAGTACATTGCAATGGTGATATCCTGAGCAAGTCACTGACAGAGAAGTGTCAAAATGTTAATATTTGTGAGCAATATCCTGGAGCAgttgcaattgagacagaaggcGAAG GTGTTTATGCAGCAGCATATGATGCGAATATTGAGTGGGTGGTAGTGAAAGGTGTGGCCAGTTATTTTCATCAGAGCCAGTCTGCATCTTCTGAGTGGATATCTTTTGCAAGCAGCATGGCTGCCTCTGTGGTGGCCAAAATGCTAAGTGATCCAACAGTTTTCCGGGAATGGCCGCACTATAACCAAG AGATCCCTACAGCTCCACATCAAGCTGTGGTTGCAAATAACTTGGGCTACCAAGGACCAAGTGCAACCCCTGAAACAGTGCAACAACATATCTTGGATGCTGCAGTGAAGTCAAGTAGCGAAAATG GAAGTCAAGATGTGCGTCATGGAGCATCTGGAGACCAAGTTTACTTGAGGAAGTatggag AATCATATGTCAAGTTGTTAATCGGCTCAAAAAATcttgaggaaaagaaaaaaaaagttattgaaGAATTTCTAACCAAAGCTGTCCAGAGCTATTTGGAATTTAATGATCATTCAGGAGATAATGATGAGCAAGCCATGAAATCCTTCACTAACCATTTAATTAGCGTCTACTGGGTGCACTTGGGCACTGTTGGTTTGGGGTCTATCTTCATCAGTTTGGAATGCCCTACACTAGATAGTCTTGAGCATCTATGGAGTGACTATCTCACTGGTCATCTCCATATGCTTACTGAGCGATACCTTGTGCCTAACGAAGTGAAGGAGAAGCTCAAGGTCGAGGGTAATATCCTGAAGACAACCATTGAAGAACAAAACTACTTGAACTGCAAGAAGGCACTCGTGGAACTTCGAAGTACATATTCAG GCGTCAGCGGCAACTCTTCAGTAATCCAATGGCTTAGAGGAGAGTATAACAGACGAGCCGAATTTAGTCCGCTTCTGTGGAGCAAAGGTGCGAAATTGCAGCTTGAAGAACTCTATGCACGATTATATGATTTCACGCCTGCTTACGCAAAAAGTCCAGAGATAGGTGTCGCTGACATTTTTAGTTCATCCAGGAAAGGTGAAGATTCAAGGTTGCTTTTGTGTGGACATGCAGGAATTGGCAAAACCTTCTTCTGTCTTCAACTTGCTCGGGAGTGGGCGAATGGTGCAATGCCTTCTAAATTTCCTATTTTCGAACTTGTCTTGTTGCTGAAATGCAAAGACATCGAAGGACACATAATGGATGCCATCAGCGAGCAACTTTTACCCAGAAATCTAGAGGACAAGACGAGGGAAAACTTTCTAAAGTTTATAGGAGATGCTAGTAACCAGGAAAGAATTCTTATCATTTTGGATGGGTGGAATGAGCTCCCAGAAGAATCAAAGCATCACGTTGACAATGTTCTTACCAGACGTGTCTTGAAGTGTTGTTATGTGATGGTCACAACCCGAGAAAGACCTGAACCCTGGAAACCATTTAAATTTGATTCCTGCCTTAAGATGAAAGCATTTAGTGAAgatgattcatttgattacatCAGGAAACATTTCAAGAATACTGGAACAGAGGAATCATCTAAGGGAGAAAGGCTCATAGAAGAAATAAAACGAAACCGTTTATTACAAGCCTTTTTAAGTGATCGTCcaaatttgtttcttctttgcCTTCTTTATGAAGACCACGAAGGACAGCTGCCTTCTTCCTATTCTGATCTTTACCTAGCCCTTGTGAGGTGCGTTTTGAGAAGATATTGTGATAAACAAAAGTTGAAAGCTAATGAAGAAGACATGAGCTTGACCAAACAGTTTGAAGGAGGCATCCTTGCACTTGGAGAGCTAGCGTGGAAATGCCTGTTGAATTCTCGTCGCAGTTTTCGCGAAGACGAATTTAAGTTGGAGAGAAGTGATGAAAAGTCGATAGCTCTTGGGCTGGGCTTTGTTTACAAGGAGGAAAGTCTTCAACGATCTGAACCACATGATATGTTTACCTTTGTTCACAAAACATTTCAAGAGTATTTAGCCGCTTCATACATCGCCCATAACTTACGAGAAAGCGCGTTTTATGTGCCTGGGCAAGTACAGCTTTCGTCTATGACGCGGAGATATCGAAAGGTTTTTTTATGTGTGTGTGGAATACTCCGCGAGGAGGCAAGTATTCTCTTCAAGCAGATTGGTGTTACGCTTCAGAAAGACTGGGACTGGTCCAAATGCAGTAATGACGCAGCAATTTTCTTCACTGAAAGTTGGAAAGAAAGTGGAAACGCTGAAAGCATGGCAAATACTCTTTGTTCATTTTTACCCATTCCTCGGGTTCTACACGTAAGCCAACGCTGCTACGAGGCGTTGATAAATGTTCTAGAGGCGTGCGCAGGGTTTTCCAAGGTACAGACACCCGCTGAAGTTCACGTTTCAGTTCCTCCTGGTTTACAAGATGTTAAAAATATCCAGCGTGTGTTGGCCGGGGTTCCAAATGTGAAAACGCTAATCTTACCAGCTGTACGTTACAGTATTGATCGTGCGGAAGTTGGTGAAGTCCTGAGAGCAAGCAAGACCTTACGAAAAGTGACATTTACGTTGTCGGCAGGGCGTGGCGAGGGCTGGGCCAGTGCCCTAGACATTGGATTAGGTGCTGACTCATCACTGTCGTCTGTTGGTCTTAGGGTTTATGGTATATTGAATCAATCTGCATTAGAGGCTATAGAGAATTTGCTGTTTAACAAATGTCTGTCCTCTCTTTCTATTACTATGTATGGAGATGTGCAGGAATCGCTCGCTAAGGCGCTTGCTGGAGGGCTGGCAGGAAATAGTGCTGTGAATTTCCTTGATTTGTGTGTCAACGGAAAGTTGAGTTCCTATGGAGCTTATTCATTAGAAGAAGGTATTTTAAAAAATGGATCACTGAGAAATGTAAAGGTCTCTGTCAATGGAGAACTTCCTGTCAATTGGCAGGCTGTTGGAGAGAATCTTCATGCAAAATTGGCCGAGAAAGGGGTCGTTTCTAGAATCTACCCAAACACCTTCAGTAAAGTGAAAGACAGTCAGGTGACATGTTTGAATCGCATGTTGTCAAAGTCTCATTTAGTTCAACAAAATCTTACTCTAAATGTTTGGGGTGAGTTGAGTGATGATGCTTCTAAAGCAGTGTGTGAGGTCTTATTGCATTACCCGGTGTCTCAAGTGACGTTAAATATCCACGGACAATTAACCGATGAAATTATTCGCTGCACAGCAAGATGTGTGAAAGAACAGGAAAAACCCTCTTCTATAACCATCAACTCTTGGGTTCaaatgactgaaaaggaaaacaatctTATTAATGAACTTGGATTGGACAAAAATCCATCAGTATCATTAAATGTGTGTGGAGCCAGTGCACCCTCAAAGGAATCAAGTGATAGCGAAATTATCTCGAGTAACAACCCGGGATCTCTTATTGCGTTCTTTAAGAACGCTGCCGAAGTCTCATCTAAATCTCTGTCTCTCACAGTCATCGTAATATAA
- the LOC136888908 gene encoding uncharacterized protein isoform X2, with protein MLKKPGDFPKSTLTWSDDHLPIDILLLTSVESCDFLSCFSFLDQPFKCYKKEIGVVYFGRVGDVSDQEKLKVALMNCSEGAAAPGGSLTVVLNAARVLQPKAVFSVGTCISLSLEKARMGDVVISSKLTTAEGFKTPGSPLLGNLVRDAPYGWEAPLKNPDEWQIKVHCNGDILSKSLTEKCQNVNICEQYPGAVAIETEGEGVYAAAYDANIEWVVVKGVASYFHQSQSASSEWISFASSMAASVVAKMLSDPTVFREWPHYNQEIPTAPHQAVVANNLGYQGPSATPETVQQHILDAAVKSSSENGSQDVRHGASGDQVYLRKYGESYVKLLIGSKNLEEKKKKVIEEFLTKAVQSYLEFNDHSGDNDEQAMKSFTNHLISVYWVHLGTVGLGSIFISLECPTLDSLEHLWSDYLTGHLHMLTERYLVPNEVKEKLKVEGNILKTTIEEQNYLNCKKALVELRSTYSGVSGNSSVIQWLRGEYNRRAEFSPLLWSKGAKLQLEELYARLYDFTPAYAKSPEIGVADIFSSSRKGEDSRLLLCGHAGIGKTFFCLQLAREWANGAMPSKFPIFELVLLLKCKDIEGHIMDAISEQLLPRNLEDKTRENFLKFIGDASNQERILIILDGWNELPEESKHHVDNVLTRRVLKCCYVMVTTRERPEPWKPFKFDSCLKMKAFSEDDSFDYIRKHFKNTGTEESSKGERLIEEIKRNRLLQAFLSDRPNLFLLCLLYEDHEGQLPSSYSDLYLALVRCVLRRYCDKQKLKANEEDMSLTKQFEGGILALGELAWKCLLNSRRSFREDEFKLERSDEKSIALGLGFVYKEESLQRSEPHDMFTFVHKTFQEYLAASYIAHNLRESAFYVPGQVQLSSMTRRYRKVFLCVCGILREEASILFKQIGVTLQKDWDWSKCSNDAAIFFTESWKESGNAESMANTLCSFLPIPRVLHVSQRCYEALINVLEACAGFSKVQTPAEVHVSVPPGLQDVKNIQRVLAGVPNVKTLILPAVRYSIDRAEVGEVLRASKTLRKVTFTLSAGRGEGWASALDIGLGADSSLSSVGLRVYGILNQSALEAIENLLFNKCLSSLSITMYGDVQESLAKALAGGLAGNSAVNFLDLCVNGKLSSYGAYSLEEGILKNGSLRNVKVSVNGELPVNWQAVGENLHAKLAEKGVVSRIYPNTFSKVKDSQVTCLNRMLSKSHLVQQNLTLNVWGELSDDASKAVCEVLLHYPVSQVTLNIHGQLTDEIIRCTARCVKEQEKPSSITINSWVQMTEKENNLINELGLDKNPSVSLNVCGASAPSKESSDSEIISSNNPGSLIAFFKNAAEVSSKSLSLTVIVI; from the exons ATGCTTAAAAAACCTGGTGATTTTCCAAAATCCACACTAACATGGAGTGATGATCAtctgccaattgatattttgctgTTGACTAGTGTGGAGAGCTGtgatttcttgagctgtttctCATTCCTGGATCAACCTTTCAAATGTTACAAAAAGGAGATTGGTGTTGTGTACTTTGGACGCGTGGGAGATGTCAGTGACCAAGAAAAGTTAAAGGTTGCATTGATGAATTGCTCTGAAGGAGCTGCAGCCCCAGGGGGCTCTTTGACAGTGGTTCTGAATGCAGCAAGAGTCTTGCAACCTAAGGCTGTATTTTCAGTGGGAACGTGCATCAGTTTAAGCTTAGAGAAGGCTAGAATGGGAGATGTAGTGATATCTTCGAAGCTAACAACGGCAGAGGGATTCAAAACTCCTGGTAGCCCACTTCTTGGCAATCTTGTTCGAGATGCACCCTATGGGTGGGAGGCTCCATTGAAAAATCCAGATGAATGGCAGATTAAAGTACATTGCAATGGTGATATCCTGAGCAAGTCACTGACAGAGAAGTGTCAAAATGTTAATATTTGTGAGCAATATCCTGGAGCAgttgcaattgagacagaaggcGAAG GTGTTTATGCAGCAGCATATGATGCGAATATTGAGTGGGTGGTAGTGAAAGGTGTGGCCAGTTATTTTCATCAGAGCCAGTCTGCATCTTCTGAGTGGATATCTTTTGCAAGCAGCATGGCTGCCTCTGTGGTGGCCAAAATGCTAAGTGATCCAACAGTTTTCCGGGAATGGCCGCACTATAACCAAG AGATCCCTACAGCTCCACATCAAGCTGTGGTTGCAAATAACTTGGGCTACCAAGGACCAAGTGCAACCCCTGAAACAGTGCAACAACATATCTTGGATGCTGCAGTGAAGTCAAGTAGCGAAAATG GAAGTCAAGATGTGCGTCATGGAGCATCTGGAGACCAAGTTTACTTGAGGAAGTatggag AATCATATGTCAAGTTGTTAATCGGCTCAAAAAATcttgaggaaaagaaaaaaaaagttattgaaGAATTTCTAACCAAAGCTGTCCAGAGCTATTTGGAATTTAATGATCATTCAGGAGATAATGATGAGCAAGCCATGAAATCCTTCACTAACCATTTAATTAGCGTCTACTGGGTGCACTTGGGCACTGTTGGTTTGGGGTCTATCTTCATCAGTTTGGAATGCCCTACACTAGATAGTCTTGAGCATCTATGGAGTGACTATCTCACTGGTCATCTCCATATGCTTACTGAGCGATACCTTGTGCCTAACGAAGTGAAGGAGAAGCTCAAGGTCGAGGGTAATATCCTGAAGACAACCATTGAAGAACAAAACTACTTGAACTGCAAGAAGGCACTCGTGGAACTTCGAAGTACATATTCAG GCGTCAGCGGCAACTCTTCAGTAATCCAATGGCTTAGAGGAGAGTATAACAGACGAGCCGAATTTAGTCCGCTTCTGTGGAGCAAAGGTGCGAAATTGCAGCTTGAAGAACTCTATGCACGATTATATGATTTCACGCCTGCTTACGCAAAAAGTCCAGAGATAGGTGTCGCTGACATTTTTAGTTCATCCAGGAAAGGTGAAGATTCAAGGTTGCTTTTGTGTGGACATGCAGGAATTGGCAAAACCTTCTTCTGTCTTCAACTTGCTCGGGAGTGGGCGAATGGTGCAATGCCTTCTAAATTTCCTATTTTCGAACTTGTCTTGTTGCTGAAATGCAAAGACATCGAAGGACACATAATGGATGCCATCAGCGAGCAACTTTTACCCAGAAATCTAGAGGACAAGACGAGGGAAAACTTTCTAAAGTTTATAGGAGATGCTAGTAACCAGGAAAGAATTCTTATCATTTTGGATGGGTGGAATGAGCTCCCAGAAGAATCAAAGCATCACGTTGACAATGTTCTTACCAGACGTGTCTTGAAGTGTTGTTATGTGATGGTCACAACCCGAGAAAGACCTGAACCCTGGAAACCATTTAAATTTGATTCCTGCCTTAAGATGAAAGCATTTAGTGAAgatgattcatttgattacatCAGGAAACATTTCAAGAATACTGGAACAGAGGAATCATCTAAGGGAGAAAGGCTCATAGAAGAAATAAAACGAAACCGTTTATTACAAGCCTTTTTAAGTGATCGTCcaaatttgtttcttctttgcCTTCTTTATGAAGACCACGAAGGACAGCTGCCTTCTTCCTATTCTGATCTTTACCTAGCCCTTGTGAGGTGCGTTTTGAGAAGATATTGTGATAAACAAAAGTTGAAAGCTAATGAAGAAGACATGAGCTTGACCAAACAGTTTGAAGGAGGCATCCTTGCACTTGGAGAGCTAGCGTGGAAATGCCTGTTGAATTCTCGTCGCAGTTTTCGCGAAGACGAATTTAAGTTGGAGAGAAGTGATGAAAAGTCGATAGCTCTTGGGCTGGGCTTTGTTTACAAGGAGGAAAGTCTTCAACGATCTGAACCACATGATATGTTTACCTTTGTTCACAAAACATTTCAAGAGTATTTAGCCGCTTCATACATCGCCCATAACTTACGAGAAAGCGCGTTTTATGTGCCTGGGCAAGTACAGCTTTCGTCTATGACGCGGAGATATCGAAAGGTTTTTTTATGTGTGTGTGGAATACTCCGCGAGGAGGCAAGTATTCTCTTCAAGCAGATTGGTGTTACGCTTCAGAAAGACTGGGACTGGTCCAAATGCAGTAATGACGCAGCAATTTTCTTCACTGAAAGTTGGAAAGAAAGTGGAAACGCTGAAAGCATGGCAAATACTCTTTGTTCATTTTTACCCATTCCTCGGGTTCTACACGTAAGCCAACGCTGCTACGAGGCGTTGATAAATGTTCTAGAGGCGTGCGCAGGGTTTTCCAAGGTACAGACACCCGCTGAAGTTCACGTTTCAGTTCCTCCTGGTTTACAAGATGTTAAAAATATCCAGCGTGTGTTGGCCGGGGTTCCAAATGTGAAAACGCTAATCTTACCAGCTGTACGTTACAGTATTGATCGTGCGGAAGTTGGTGAAGTCCTGAGAGCAAGCAAGACCTTACGAAAAGTGACATTTACGTTGTCGGCAGGGCGTGGCGAGGGCTGGGCCAGTGCCCTAGACATTGGATTAGGTGCTGACTCATCACTGTCGTCTGTTGGTCTTAGGGTTTATGGTATATTGAATCAATCTGCATTAGAGGCTATAGAGAATTTGCTGTTTAACAAATGTCTGTCCTCTCTTTCTATTACTATGTATGGAGATGTGCAGGAATCGCTCGCTAAGGCGCTTGCTGGAGGGCTGGCAGGAAATAGTGCTGTGAATTTCCTTGATTTGTGTGTCAACGGAAAGTTGAGTTCCTATGGAGCTTATTCATTAGAAGAAGGTATTTTAAAAAATGGATCACTGAGAAATGTAAAGGTCTCTGTCAATGGAGAACTTCCTGTCAATTGGCAGGCTGTTGGAGAGAATCTTCATGCAAAATTGGCCGAGAAAGGGGTCGTTTCTAGAATCTACCCAAACACCTTCAGTAAAGTGAAAGACAGTCAGGTGACATGTTTGAATCGCATGTTGTCAAAGTCTCATTTAGTTCAACAAAATCTTACTCTAAATGTTTGGGGTGAGTTGAGTGATGATGCTTCTAAAGCAGTGTGTGAGGTCTTATTGCATTACCCGGTGTCTCAAGTGACGTTAAATATCCACGGACAATTAACCGATGAAATTATTCGCTGCACAGCAAGATGTGTGAAAGAACAGGAAAAACCCTCTTCTATAACCATCAACTCTTGGGTTCaaatgactgaaaaggaaaacaatctTATTAATGAACTTGGATTGGACAAAAATCCATCAGTATCATTAAATGTGTGTGGAGCCAGTGCACCCTCAAAGGAATCAAGTGATAGCGAAATTATCTCGAGTAACAACCCGGGATCTCTTATTGCGTTCTTTAAGAACGCTGCCGAAGTCTCATCTAAATCTCTGTCTCTCACAGTCATCGTAATATAA